A window of the Vigna angularis cultivar LongXiaoDou No.4 chromosome 3, ASM1680809v1, whole genome shotgun sequence genome harbors these coding sequences:
- the LOC108324352 gene encoding G-type lectin S-receptor-like serine/threonine-protein kinase LECRK3 isoform X1, with translation MSATNVVICVITVILLPLLQLSLVSASAKTNVSIGDTLIAGSEGAQWLSPSGEYAFGFHQPESYSLFLVAIRYQNIPRTSFIWYANGDNPAPKGSTLELSKSRGLVLKNPQGVELWTSQLISGTISHGLMNDTGNFQLLGVNSQILWDSFSNPTDTLVPTQIMEVKGTLSSRQKETNYTRGRFQFRLLPDGNAVLNPINLPTNRTYEAHYISNTYDSNNTTNSGFRVMFDDSGFYVLKRSYERVYITNPNDMLSTDSYYYRATINFDGTFTISRYPKSGASNPSWTVIKTLPEDICMNLESITAGSGVCGFNSICTLEADQRPKCTCPEGYSLLDSTDEYGSCRPNLELGCGGSGQSLQEDMYFMKEMANTDWPQSDFELYKPYNSEDCKNSCLRDCLCAVSIFRDDSCWKKKLPLSNGRRGGKVEASAFIKLRKNDALSDSPSNSFIKEKENEKDQDSLVTVISVLLGGSVFLNLMVISAVCIGFPLYYKKRSSTNNTVAESNLRSFSFRELVQATDNFREELGRGSCGIVFKGKTDLATIAVKKLDKLLKDSDKEFKTEVNVIGQTHHKNLVRLIGYCDELEHRILVYEFMSNGTLANFLFEDFKPSWNQRVQIAFGISRGLVYLHEECFTQIIHCDIKTQNILLDEHYNARISDFGLSKLLMINQSRTETGIRGTKGYVAPDWFRSAPITTKVDVYSFGVLLLEIICCRRNVDDKLEMDEKGILTDWAYDCYRDGRIDILVTNDDEAINDIDKLERFVMVAIWCLQEDPSLRPTMKKVMLMLEGIAPVTIPPSPCPYASVTVSCG, from the coding sequence ATGAGTGCTACCAATGTTGTTATTTGTGTGATCACTGTTATCCTTCTTCCTTTGTTGCAACTCTCACTCGTCTCTGCCTCTGCTAAGACTAATGTTAGCATCGGTGATACCCTTATTGCAGGTAGTGAGGGTGCTCAATGGCTCTCTCCATCAGGAGAGTATGCATTTGGATTTCATCAGCCTGAGAGTTATTCTCTTTTCTTGGTTGCCATAAGATATCAAAACATACCTCGTACCTCTTTCATTTGGTATGCAAATGGAGACAACCCTGCTCCTAAAGGTTCGACACTAGAGCTCAGTAAAAGCAGAGGACTTGTGCTGAAAAACCCTCAGGGTGTTGAGCTATGGACATCGCAGCTCATATCAGGTACGATTTCCCATGGACTAATGAATGACACAGGCAACTTCCAGCTTCTAGGTGTGAATTCACAGATTTTGTGGGACAGTTTCAGCAATCCAACCGATACCTTGGTGCCAACTCAAATCATGGAGGTTAAAGGCACGCTTTCATCGCGCCAGAAAGAGACCAACTACACACGAGGAAGGTTCCAATTTCGCTTGCTTCCGGATGGTAATGCTGTGCTTAATCCTATAAATTTGCCTACCAACCGTACTTATGAGGCTCACTACATCAGTAACACTTATGATTCCAACAATACAACGAACTCCGGTTTCCGAGTGATGTTTGATGATTCAGGATTTTATGTATTGAAGAGGAGCTATGAGAGGGTTTATATTACCAATCCAAATGATATGCTCTCTACGGATTCCTATTACTATAGAGCAACCATAAATTTTGATGGAACTTTCACCATATCCCGTTACCCGAAAAGTGGAGCTTCAAATCCAAGCTGGACAGTTATAAAGACATTGCCAGAAGACATTTGCATGAATTTGGAATCAATCACTGCTGGTAGTGGGGTCTGTGGATTCAATAGTATCTGCACTCTGGAAGCTGATCAAAGACCTAAGTGCACATGCCCAGAAGGCTATTCTCTTCTTGATTCAACGGATGAGTACGGCAGCTGCAGACCAAATTTGGAACTCGGttgtggaggaagtggacaaagctTGCAGGAAGATATGTACTTCATGAAGGAAATGGCAAATACTGATTGGCCTCAATCAGATTTTGAGTTGTATAAACCTTACAACTCAGAGGACTGCAAGAATTCTTGCTTGCGAGATTGCTTATGTGCTGTTTCTATTTTTAGAGATGAtagctgctggaagaagaaacTGCCTCTCTCAAATGGAAGACGGGGTGGAAAAGTTGAGGCATCTGCTTTCATTAAGTTGAGGAAAAATGATGCCTTGTCAGATAGtccttcaaattcattcataaaagagaaggaaaatgaaaaggatCAAGACAGTTTGGTAACTGTGATATCAGTCCTTCTAGGGGGTTCTGTCTTTTTGAATCTCATGGTGATCAGCGCAGTATGTATTGGTTTCCCCTTATACTACAAGAAGAGAAGTTCTACAAATAATACTGTTGCAGAGAGCAATTTGCGCAGTTTCAGCTTTAGAGAGCTTGTGCAAGCAACAGATAACTTCAGAGAAGAATTGGGAAGGGGATCTTGTGGCATTGTctttaaaggaaaaacagaTTTGGCCACTATTGCTGTCAAAAAACTGGACAAGTTGCTAAAAGACAGCGATAAGGAATTCAAAACAGAAGTGAATGTAATTGGCCAAACTCATCACAAAAACTTGGTTCGCCTGATTGGATATTGTGATGAGCTAGAACACCGGATTCTGGTGTATGAGTTCATGAGCAATGGCACTTTGGCAAATTTCCTTTTCGAAGATTTCAAACCTAGCTGGAACCAAAGAGTCCAGATTGCCTTTGGGATATCGAGAGGGCTGGTTTACTTGCACGAGGAATGCTTCACCCAGATCATCCATTGTGACATAAAGACTCAAAATATACTTCTTGATGAGCATTACAATGCAAGAATATCAGACTTTGGATTGTCAAAGCTACTAATGATTAATCAAAGCCGCACAGAAACTGGCATTCGAGGAACAAAAGGGTATGTTGCACCAGACTGGTTCAGGAGTGCGCCGATCACAACCAAGGTTGATGTCTACAGTTTTGGTGTGCTGCTTCTGGAGATCATTTGCTGCAGGAGAAACGTAGATGATAAGTTGGAGATGGATGAGAAGGGAATTTTAACTGACTGGGCTTATGACTGCTATAGGGATGGAAGAATAGACATTCTGGTTACAAATGACGATGAGGCTATCAATGACATAGATAAGTTGGAAAGGTTTGTGATGGTAGCTATTTGGTGCCTTCAAGAGGATCCCTCTCTCAGGCCAACAATGAAGAAGGTGATGCTGATGCTGGAAGGAATAGCTCCAGTCACAATTCCACCAAGTCCCTGCCCTTATGCCTCCGTTACTGTTAGCTGCGGTTGA
- the LOC108324352 gene encoding G-type lectin S-receptor-like serine/threonine-protein kinase RLK1 isoform X2, with protein MDIAAHISFSNPTDTLVPTQIMEVKGTLSSRQKETNYTRGRFQFRLLPDGNAVLNPINLPTNRTYEAHYISNTYDSNNTTNSGFRVMFDDSGFYVLKRSYERVYITNPNDMLSTDSYYYRATINFDGTFTISRYPKSGASNPSWTVIKTLPEDICMNLESITAGSGVCGFNSICTLEADQRPKCTCPEGYSLLDSTDEYGSCRPNLELGCGGSGQSLQEDMYFMKEMANTDWPQSDFELYKPYNSEDCKNSCLRDCLCAVSIFRDDSCWKKKLPLSNGRRGGKVEASAFIKLRKNDALSDSPSNSFIKEKENEKDQDSLVTVISVLLGGSVFLNLMVISAVCIGFPLYYKKRSSTNNTVAESNLRSFSFRELVQATDNFREELGRGSCGIVFKGKTDLATIAVKKLDKLLKDSDKEFKTEVNVIGQTHHKNLVRLIGYCDELEHRILVYEFMSNGTLANFLFEDFKPSWNQRVQIAFGISRGLVYLHEECFTQIIHCDIKTQNILLDEHYNARISDFGLSKLLMINQSRTETGIRGTKGYVAPDWFRSAPITTKVDVYSFGVLLLEIICCRRNVDDKLEMDEKGILTDWAYDCYRDGRIDILVTNDDEAINDIDKLERFVMVAIWCLQEDPSLRPTMKKVMLMLEGIAPVTIPPSPCPYASVTVSCG; from the exons ATGGACATCGCAGCTCATATCAG TTTCAGCAATCCAACCGATACCTTGGTGCCAACTCAAATCATGGAGGTTAAAGGCACGCTTTCATCGCGCCAGAAAGAGACCAACTACACACGAGGAAGGTTCCAATTTCGCTTGCTTCCGGATGGTAATGCTGTGCTTAATCCTATAAATTTGCCTACCAACCGTACTTATGAGGCTCACTACATCAGTAACACTTATGATTCCAACAATACAACGAACTCCGGTTTCCGAGTGATGTTTGATGATTCAGGATTTTATGTATTGAAGAGGAGCTATGAGAGGGTTTATATTACCAATCCAAATGATATGCTCTCTACGGATTCCTATTACTATAGAGCAACCATAAATTTTGATGGAACTTTCACCATATCCCGTTACCCGAAAAGTGGAGCTTCAAATCCAAGCTGGACAGTTATAAAGACATTGCCAGAAGACATTTGCATGAATTTGGAATCAATCACTGCTGGTAGTGGGGTCTGTGGATTCAATAGTATCTGCACTCTGGAAGCTGATCAAAGACCTAAGTGCACATGCCCAGAAGGCTATTCTCTTCTTGATTCAACGGATGAGTACGGCAGCTGCAGACCAAATTTGGAACTCGGttgtggaggaagtggacaaagctTGCAGGAAGATATGTACTTCATGAAGGAAATGGCAAATACTGATTGGCCTCAATCAGATTTTGAGTTGTATAAACCTTACAACTCAGAGGACTGCAAGAATTCTTGCTTGCGAGATTGCTTATGTGCTGTTTCTATTTTTAGAGATGAtagctgctggaagaagaaacTGCCTCTCTCAAATGGAAGACGGGGTGGAAAAGTTGAGGCATCTGCTTTCATTAAGTTGAGGAAAAATGATGCCTTGTCAGATAGtccttcaaattcattcataaaagagaaggaaaatgaaaaggatCAAGACAGTTTGGTAACTGTGATATCAGTCCTTCTAGGGGGTTCTGTCTTTTTGAATCTCATGGTGATCAGCGCAGTATGTATTGGTTTCCCCTTATACTACAAGAAGAGAAGTTCTACAAATAATACTGTTGCAGAGAGCAATTTGCGCAGTTTCAGCTTTAGAGAGCTTGTGCAAGCAACAGATAACTTCAGAGAAGAATTGGGAAGGGGATCTTGTGGCATTGTctttaaaggaaaaacagaTTTGGCCACTATTGCTGTCAAAAAACTGGACAAGTTGCTAAAAGACAGCGATAAGGAATTCAAAACAGAAGTGAATGTAATTGGCCAAACTCATCACAAAAACTTGGTTCGCCTGATTGGATATTGTGATGAGCTAGAACACCGGATTCTGGTGTATGAGTTCATGAGCAATGGCACTTTGGCAAATTTCCTTTTCGAAGATTTCAAACCTAGCTGGAACCAAAGAGTCCAGATTGCCTTTGGGATATCGAGAGGGCTGGTTTACTTGCACGAGGAATGCTTCACCCAGATCATCCATTGTGACATAAAGACTCAAAATATACTTCTTGATGAGCATTACAATGCAAGAATATCAGACTTTGGATTGTCAAAGCTACTAATGATTAATCAAAGCCGCACAGAAACTGGCATTCGAGGAACAAAAGGGTATGTTGCACCAGACTGGTTCAGGAGTGCGCCGATCACAACCAAGGTTGATGTCTACAGTTTTGGTGTGCTGCTTCTGGAGATCATTTGCTGCAGGAGAAACGTAGATGATAAGTTGGAGATGGATGAGAAGGGAATTTTAACTGACTGGGCTTATGACTGCTATAGGGATGGAAGAATAGACATTCTGGTTACAAATGACGATGAGGCTATCAATGACATAGATAAGTTGGAAAGGTTTGTGATGGTAGCTATTTGGTGCCTTCAAGAGGATCCCTCTCTCAGGCCAACAATGAAGAAGGTGATGCTGATGCTGGAAGGAATAGCTCCAGTCACAATTCCACCAAGTCCCTGCCCTTATGCCTCCGTTACTGTTAGCTGCGGTTGA
- the LOC108325381 gene encoding inositol transporter 1, producing the protein MAAEMGMSMQAGSSSYLEMHPERKIALFQNPYILGITFAAGLGGLLFGYDTGVVSGALLYIKEDFEVVRNSSFLQEVIVGMALIGAIFGAAIGGVINDNLGRKSATIIADICFGAGSVVMATAPNPYVIIAGRFLVGLGVGAASVTAPVYIAEVSPSEIRGGLVSANTLMVTAGQFLSYVINFGLTRVPGTWRWMLGVASLPAVLQFVLMAFLPESPRWLYMKNRKEEAVGVLSKIYSSPRLEDEIAILEELLEQERKSEAKVKYSDVFRKKEIRSAFICGGGLQAIQQLSGISIIMYYSPIIIQMAGFRSNESALFLSLIVSGMNAAATILGIYLIDIVGRKVLALSSLSGMTVSLVVLSTTCYLMGHGNASQTLGWIAILGLVLYILFYAPGMGPMPWIVNSEIYPQEYRGLCGGMSATVNWICSVIMSTSFLSVVDAIGLGQSFMILLGVSAISIVFVIFLMPETKGLTFEEVANVWNERAHGKDKNVQSLAENAALSS; encoded by the exons atggcGGCAGAAATGGGCATGTCCATGCAAGCAGGAAGCTCCAGTTACTTGGAGATGCATCCTGAACGCAAAATCGCTCTTTTCCAGAATCCTTACATCCTTGGAATCACTTTCGCCGCAGGCCTAGGTGGTCTTCTGTTCGGCTACGACACTG GCGTGGTGTCAGGTGCTCTTCTGTACATAAAAGAGGATTTCGAGGTGGTTAGGAATAGTAGCTTTCTTCAG GAAGTGATAGTTGGGATGGCGTTGATTGGTGCAATATTCGGTGCTGCGATTGGTGGTGTGATCAATGATAATTTGGGACGTAAGAGTGCAACTATCATTGCAGACATATGCTTTGGCGCAGGGTCAGTAGTAATGGCGACCGCACCAAATCCTTACGTGATCATAGCAGGTCGTTTTCTGGTGGGTCTGGGTGTTGGTGCTGCCTCTGTCACTGCTCCTGTCTATATTGCAGAAGTATCACCATCTGAAATAAGAGGAGGATTAGTGAGCGCAAATACTCTTATGGTTACTGCTGGACAATTTCTCTCCTATGTCATCAATTTTGGCCTCACCAGA GTTCCTGGAACATGGCGTTGGATGCTTGGAGTTGCAAGTTTGCCAGCAGTTCTTCAGTTTGTCCTCATGGCCTTTCTCCCAGAGTCCCCCAGATGGCTTTACATGAAG AACAGGAAAGAGGAAGCAGTTGGTGTGCTCTCTAAGATTTACTCATCACCCCGGTTGGAGGACGAGATTGCAATTCTGGAAGAACTCCTGGAGCAGGAACGCAAGAGTGAGGCGAAAGTGAAGTACAGTGATGTTTTCAGGAAGAAAGAGATTAGATCTGCATTCATTTGTGGGGGTGGACTTCAGGCTATTCAGCAGCTTAGTGGTATCAGCATCATAATGTACTACAGCCCCATAATCATTCAGATGGCTGGCTTCAGATCAAACGAATCAGCTTTGTTCCTCTCCCTCATTGTTTCTGGCATGAACGCAGCAGCCACAATTCTAGGCATCTACCTCATTGACATTGTTGGGCGCAAAGTGCTGGCTCTTTCTAGTTTGTCTGGTATGACTGTGTCTTTGGTCGTTCTCTCCACAACTTGCTACCTCATGGGACATGGCAACGCAAGTCAAACACTTGGATGGATTGCTATCTTGGGTTTGGTTTTGTATATTCTTTTCTATGCCCCAGGAATGGGTCCTATGCCATGGATTGTGAACTCAGAGATTTATCCTCAGGAGTATAGGGGTTTGTGTGGTGGCATGTCAGCAACCGTCAACTGGATTTGCAGTGTGATAATGTCCACCAGCTTCCTTTCAGTGGTTGATGCCATAGGGCTTGGTCAGAGTTTCATGATTCTTTTGGGAGTATCCGCCATTTCAATTGTTTTTGTGATCTTTTTGATGCCTGAGACCAAAGGGTTGACGTTTGAAGAAGTGGCAAACGTTTGGAACGAGAGAGCCCATGGAAAGGACAAAAACGTGCAAAGCCTTGCTGAGAACGCAGCTTTGAGTTCCTAG
- the LOC108326174 gene encoding transcription factor TGA6 isoform X1, with product MPSFNPQLPNSNACYTEGSTVDSFRLSDFDQSVGYRIEDAVALSGNSILDSLKVSSQTISRGVIQLGSFDKLPTSLDKSILTNQTEQQSLQFQKVHTSNLVTGDTEHQEEFAMADASPRTDISTDADTDDKNPQFDRNQALAAVASDSSDRSKDKTDQKTLRRLAQNREAARKSRLRKKAYVQQLESSRLKLTQLEQELQRARQQGVFISSSGDQAHSMSGNGAMAFDAEYARWLEEQNRQINELRSAVNSHAGDTELCMIIDGVMAHYDEIFRLKANAAKADVFHLLSGMWKTPAERCFLWLGGFRSSELLKLLVNQLEPLTEQQLVGITNLQQSSQQAEDALSQGMEALQQSLSETLSTGSLGSSGSSGNVANYMGQMAMAMGKLGTLEGFIKQADNLRQQTLQQIHRILTTRQSARALLAIHDYFSRLRALSSLWLARPRD from the exons ATGCCGAGCTTCAATCCACAACTGCCCAATTCCAATGCATG ctatACAGAGGGAAGCACAGTTGATTCTTTTCGTCTGTCTGACTTTGATCAATCAGTTGGATATCGCATAGAGGATGCTGTTGCCTTGAGTGGAA ACTCAATTTTAGACTCACTTAAAGTAAGTAGCCAGACAATTTCTCGAGGTGTTATTCAACTTGGTTCCTTTGATAAG TTGCCAACTTCACTTGACAAAAGCATATTAACAAACCAAACAGAGCAGCAAAGCTTGCAATTCCAAAAGGTTCACACATCAAATTTGGTTACTGGTGATACAGAACACCAGGAAGAGTTTGCCATGGCTGATGCCAGTCCTAGAACTGATATTTCTACAGATGCTGACACCGACGATAAGAATCCACAG TTTGATAGAAATCAAGCCCTTGCTGCTGTGGCTTCTGACTCCAGTGACAGATCAAAGGATAAAACAGATCAGAAG ACTCTCCGCAGGCTTGCTCAGAATCGTGAGGCTGCAAGAAAAAGCCGACTGAGAAAGAAA GCTTATGTTCAACAGCTGGAAAGTAGTCGTTTAAAGCTGACCCAACTGGAGCAAGAGCTTCAGCGAGCTAGGCAGCAG GGAGTCTTTATATCAAGTTCAGGTGATCAAGCGCATTCGATGAGTGGAAATG GGGCCATGGCATTTGATGCAGAATATGCAAGGTGGCTGGAAGAGCAGAATCGACAAATTAATGAGCTAAGATCAGCTGTAAATTCTCACGCAGGTGATACAGAACTCTGCATGATTATCGATGGTGTAATGGCACATTATGATGAAATATTTAGACTGAAGGCCAATGCAGCTAAGGCTGATGTCTTCCATTTGTTGTCTGGCATGTGGAAAACACCAGCCGAGAGGTGTTTCCTATGGCTTGGAGGTTTTCGGTCTTCTGAACTCCTCAAG CTGCTGGTAAATCAGTTGGAACCTCTGACAGAGCAGCAGTTAGTGGGTATCACAAACTTGCAGCAATCTTCCCAACAGGCTGAAGATGCATTGTCTCAGGGCATGGAAGCATTGCAGCAGTCCCTTTCGGAGACATTATCCACTGGATCACTTGGCTCCTCTGGTTCATCAGGGAATGTGGCAAATTACATGGGTCAAATGGCTATGGCCATGGGCAAATTAGGGACACTTGAGGGGTTCATTAAGCAG GCTGATAATCTGCGCCAGCAAACACTGCAACAAATCCATCGGATACTGACAACTCGGCAATCTGCTCGTGCACTGCTTGCAATACATGACTACTTTTCTAGGCTGCGTGCTCTTAGCTCTCTTTGGCTTGCTCGCCCAAGAGACTGA
- the LOC108326174 gene encoding transcription factor TGA2 isoform X2: MPSFNPQLPNSNACYTEGSTVDSFRLSDFDQSVGYRIEDAVALSGNSILDSLKVSSQTISRGVIQLGSFDKLPTSLDKSILTNQTEQQSLQFQKVHTSNLVTGDTEHQEEFAMADASPRTDISTDADTDDKNPQFDRNQALAAVASDSSDRSKDKTDQKTLRRLAQNREAARKSRLRKKAYVQQLESSRLKLTQLEQELQRARQQGVFISSSGDQAHSMSGNGAMAFDAEYARWLEEQNRQINELRSAVNSHAAERCFLWLGGFRSSELLKLLVNQLEPLTEQQLVGITNLQQSSQQAEDALSQGMEALQQSLSETLSTGSLGSSGSSGNVANYMGQMAMAMGKLGTLEGFIKQADNLRQQTLQQIHRILTTRQSARALLAIHDYFSRLRALSSLWLARPRD; this comes from the exons ATGCCGAGCTTCAATCCACAACTGCCCAATTCCAATGCATG ctatACAGAGGGAAGCACAGTTGATTCTTTTCGTCTGTCTGACTTTGATCAATCAGTTGGATATCGCATAGAGGATGCTGTTGCCTTGAGTGGAA ACTCAATTTTAGACTCACTTAAAGTAAGTAGCCAGACAATTTCTCGAGGTGTTATTCAACTTGGTTCCTTTGATAAG TTGCCAACTTCACTTGACAAAAGCATATTAACAAACCAAACAGAGCAGCAAAGCTTGCAATTCCAAAAGGTTCACACATCAAATTTGGTTACTGGTGATACAGAACACCAGGAAGAGTTTGCCATGGCTGATGCCAGTCCTAGAACTGATATTTCTACAGATGCTGACACCGACGATAAGAATCCACAG TTTGATAGAAATCAAGCCCTTGCTGCTGTGGCTTCTGACTCCAGTGACAGATCAAAGGATAAAACAGATCAGAAG ACTCTCCGCAGGCTTGCTCAGAATCGTGAGGCTGCAAGAAAAAGCCGACTGAGAAAGAAA GCTTATGTTCAACAGCTGGAAAGTAGTCGTTTAAAGCTGACCCAACTGGAGCAAGAGCTTCAGCGAGCTAGGCAGCAG GGAGTCTTTATATCAAGTTCAGGTGATCAAGCGCATTCGATGAGTGGAAATG GGGCCATGGCATTTGATGCAGAATATGCAAGGTGGCTGGAAGAGCAGAATCGACAAATTAATGAGCTAAGATCAGCTGTAAATTCTCACGCAG CCGAGAGGTGTTTCCTATGGCTTGGAGGTTTTCGGTCTTCTGAACTCCTCAAG CTGCTGGTAAATCAGTTGGAACCTCTGACAGAGCAGCAGTTAGTGGGTATCACAAACTTGCAGCAATCTTCCCAACAGGCTGAAGATGCATTGTCTCAGGGCATGGAAGCATTGCAGCAGTCCCTTTCGGAGACATTATCCACTGGATCACTTGGCTCCTCTGGTTCATCAGGGAATGTGGCAAATTACATGGGTCAAATGGCTATGGCCATGGGCAAATTAGGGACACTTGAGGGGTTCATTAAGCAG GCTGATAATCTGCGCCAGCAAACACTGCAACAAATCCATCGGATACTGACAACTCGGCAATCTGCTCGTGCACTGCTTGCAATACATGACTACTTTTCTAGGCTGCGTGCTCTTAGCTCTCTTTGGCTTGCTCGCCCAAGAGACTGA
- the LOC108326173 gene encoding inositol transporter 1, which translates to MTTTRRQSAPGSSGYLDVYPDRKISFFKNPFILGLTAVAGIGGMLFGYDTGVISGALLYIKGDFEAVRQSNFLQETIVSMAIAGAIVGAATGGWINDVYGRKKATLIADVIFILGAIGMAAAADPTVLILGRLLVGLGVGVASVTAPVYIAEASPSEIRGSLVSTNVLMITGGQFLSYLVNLAFTRVRGTWRWMLGVSAVPAVVQFFLMLSLPESPRWLFMKNRKNEAVDVLSKIYDIDRLEDEVDFLTALSEQERQRRKNIKFGDVFRSKEVRLAFLVGAGLQAFQQFIGINTVMYYSPTIVQMAGFRSNELALLLSLLVAAMNAAGTILGIYLIDHAGRKKLALCSLGGVFASLIILSVSFLNQSSKEHYGWLAVLGLVLYIAFFAPGMGPVPWTMNSEIYPEEYRGICGGMSATVCWVSNLIVSQSFLSVADGIGTGSTFLILAAITVLAFVFVVLHVPETKGLTFDEVGLIWKERAWGKNADSQNLLAQGTENQS; encoded by the exons ATGACGACAACGAGAAGGCAATCGGCACCAGGAAGCTCAGGGTATTTGGATGTGTATCCTGACCGCAAAATCTCGTTTTTTAAGAACCCTTTTATTCTCGGACTCACTGCTGTCGCTGGCATTGGTGGCATGCTTTTTGGCTACGACACTG GTGTCATATCAGGAGCACTTTTGTATATTAAAGGTGATTTTGAAGCGGTTAGACAAAGTAATTTTCTTCAG GAAACAATAGTGAGCATGGCAATTGCTGGTGCAATAGTTGGAGCAGCAACAGGAGGGTGGATAAATGATGTATATGGACGAAAGAAGGCCACTCTGATTGCTGatgtaatattcattttagGAGCAATTGGCATGGCTGCTGCAGCAGACCCTACTGTGCTAATTTTGGGACGTTTATTGGTTGGTTTGGGTGTGGGTGTTGCATCTGTTACAGCTCCTGTGTACATAGCAGAAGCATCACCATCTGAAATAAGAGGCTCATTAGTAAGCACAAATGTTCTCATGATAACTGGTGGACAGTTTCTTTCCTACCTCGTAAATCTTGCTTTTACAAGG GTTCGTGGGACATGGCGATGGATGCTGGGAGTTTCAGCTGTGCCAGCAGTGGTTCAGTTTTTTCTCATGCTTTCTCTACCCGAATCCCCAAGATGGCTCTTTATGAAG AACAGGAAAAATGAAGCTGTCGATGTGCTTTCCAAGATTTATGACATCGATCGTTTGGAGGATGAAGTTGATTTCTTAACGGCTTTGTCAGAGCAAGAACGCCAAAGAAGGAAGAACATAAAATTTGGGGATGTTTTTCGATCAAAAGAAGTCAGACTGGCATTTCTTGTTGGAGCTGGACTTCAG GCTTTCCAGCAGTTCATAGGTATAAACACGGTGATGTACTACAGCCCGACAATAGTCCAAATGGCTGGGTTCCGGTCTAATGAGTTGGCTCTTCTGCTGTCCCTTTTAGTTGCTGCCATGAACGCCGCCGGAACAATTCTTGGCATATACCTGATAGACCACGCCGGTCGGAAGAAGTTGGCTCTTTGTAGCTTAGGAGGGGTGTTTGCTTCTTTGATAATCTTGTCTGTGTCATTTTTAAACCAATCATCAAAAGAACACTATGGATGGCTTGCAGTGCTGGGTTTAGTCCTGTACATTGCTTTTTTCGCCCCAGGAATGGGACCTGTGCCATGGACTATGAACTCAGAGATATATCCAGAGGAATATAGAGGAATCTGTGGGGGCATGTCAGCCACTGTTTGTTGGGTTTCGAATTTGATTGTGTCTCAGAGCTTTCTTTCAGTTGCAGATGGCATAGGGACAGGTTCCACTTTCTTGATTCTTGCTGCCATTACAGTTCTTGCCTTTGTGTTTGTGGTATTACATGTTCCAGAGACAAAAGGATTGACCTTTGATGAAGTTGGACTCATATGGAAGGAGAGAGCTTGGGGCAAGAACGCTGACTCTCAGAACCTTCTTGCTCAGGGAACTGAAAACCAATCTTAG